AATTTTCCTGACCCGGACGCGATCCGTCACCGTCAAAATAAAAAAGGCTGAATTTCATCAGAATGATCCCGATTGTATGTGAGCGTTATCGGCGTCTTCAACGACCGGCCTCGACGTCATCAAGCATCGAGGCAAGCATATCCGCCTCATGGTTGCGGGCGTCGAGACCCTCCTGAATGACCCTGGCAAGGCCGGCGGCCGTCGGTGCGTCGAAAAGCAGGGCCCGCATTGGGATTTCGACGTCGAAGCGCTTTCGAAGCCGGGCGACGACCTGGATGGCGAGCAGCGAATGCCCGCCGAGTTCGAAGAAATTATCGGCAACGCCGATACCATTTATCCCGAGAAGCTCCGCCATGATGGCGACGACTTCTTCCTCAAGCGGCCCCTGCGGCGCGGCATAGGCGGCCGACACCCCGCTCCGGGCGGATTTCTGGCCGTTCACTGTAGCGCCGTCGGAACCTTGGACGTCCGCTGCCGGACGGTTTTCGAGATCATAGGGCGTGACGACGATTGACGCCGGCGAAGCCTGCGAAAGCACCAGCGCCGTGACCTGCCAGACCTCCTCCGGGGTTATTTCCCGATGGGCCGCATGGCCGGCCTCCGTCGCGTGAACCGACGCGCAGGCATCCCAGTTGACGGATTTCCACACCGGACCGGACGCCTGCCGTTTTGCGGAGACGAAAGCATCCAGATAGGCATTTTCCGCAGCGTATCGGCCAAGGCCTTTGCCACCAACGATCGATGAGAGCGACGACTGGACAAGCACGAAAATGTCGCTGCGCTGTCCAAGAACGCGATCAAGGGCGTCAATGGTGCCGGATTTTACGGCCTGAAGGCTTTTGGTGTCGAAATTTTCATTGCCGAGCAGCCCGAAATATTGATCACCCATCGCGGCCGTGTGGAAAACACCCTTCACGGTGCCGAGGCTTTTTTCCCCCTCTTCCAGTACGGAGCGAAGCCATTGCGCCTCACTGACATCCCCCGAAAAGAGAAGATAGTCCTTGCCAAGGGTTCGGAGCGATCTGAGCGTCTGGATGAAAAGGCTGACCGGATGACGGGGGCTGTGAGATGCAAGCCAGCGCTCCCAGTCCGGCACCAGCGGAATTCCCGCACGACCCGCCAGAATGACTTTTGCTCCAGCTTTGATGAGCGCGCGGGCATAGACAAGCCCCAACCCTCCCAGAAGTTCGCCTATGACAAGATAGGTTTCACCGGGCTTTGCAATGGAACCGGCTTCAACATCGCTGAGTTCGACCCGCTCGTGGGAGAGCGAGAACAAAATACCATCGCGAAGGGCATAAATCTGCTCCCCTTCGACCAGAGGCGAAGAGACGACATCCCGAAGGCATTTTGCGGCATTTGCGTCCGGCAGGCCCTGAAGATCGATACTGCGGCACGACAATCCCGGCAGTTCCTGACCCAGCATGCGCGCCAGTCCGTTGATCCGGGCTCTCGCGGGCTCGACGCCATCGGCGGCGAAAATCCCGTGCATGGACCTGCCGATGAATGTCACATCCGGGCGCTGGTTGCCACCGGCAAGCGTTCGGGCAAGGTCAAGCGCGAAATTCCACGCGGCATCCGGCAGGTCCGTCTCCGCCAATCCAAAACCGCCGACGACCTGATCCGGCGTCCAGTTCTTGTTGGCAAGATCATCGAACAGGGCAACGAGATGCTCCGTTCTCGCCGGATCGATCGTATAGGCTTTCTCCGAAACGCCGAATGTCGCACCCTCGCGAACAACAACCGCATCGATCCCGTCCGGAATATCGAAAAGAACCTCAGCACCGAAAACGAGCCAGCGGCCTCGAGCGCTTGCCGCCGCCCCATTTTTCAACGGCCGTGTTTTCCACACCGGCTGATGGAACCATTCGGCCATCGGTCTGTGGGTTGTGGGAGGAGCAACTTCCCGCCCATTTGCGGGGGGCGCAATCCAATATGACTGACGCTCGAAATGATAACCCGGCAAACCCACACGGCGGCGCGGCGATCCGTCTTCAAGCGCCTCCCAGCGGACATCGATGCCCGCCAGCCATAGCTGTCCGAACGCCAGCAACGCATGGTCGGCAGCGTCGGCCGTTCCGGCCGCATCCGGCAGGGACGTTACGATGCGGCAATCTTCATTCGCCTGCTGGCGCGCCAGCCTTGAAAGTGTCGAGCCGGGCCCGACCTCCAGCAGAACGGGAGCGGAAAGCTCGAGAATATGTTTTATGCCGTCGCTGAAATTTACCGCCCTGCGGAGATGTTCGGTCCAATATGCCGGGTTGCAGGCCTCTTCGGCCCGCAGCCAGTTTCCGAAAAGATTGGACATCACATCGATTGCCGGCACAGAGAGAGCGATGCCGTCGAACAGGCCTGCAAACTCCTCAAGGATCGGCTCCATCGCCGCACTGTGGAACGCATGCGATGTCCTGAGCAGCCGGCAGCCGGCTCCGTCCTTCTCCAGCCGTTCGGCAAACCGGTGCAGAACCTCCGTGTCGCCAGCAACAACGCAGCTACCCGGGCCATTCACGGCAGCTATTTCCAGCCCCTCATCCAGCCGGGCGCGCAGATCAGCCTCGGTCAACATGACCGACAACATTCCGCCGGCGGCGCAACTCTGCATCAACCGCCCCCGTGCCAGCACGAGGAACATGGCATCCTTCAGGGAGAACACGCCGGCGAGGCAGGCGGCGACATATTCACCGACGCTGTGGCCGATCATGGCCCGTGGCTGCAACCCTTTCTGCATCCACATTCTGGCCAGCGCATATTCAACGGCGAACAAGGCGGGCTGGGCACGGTCCGTGCGGTCCAGCCCGGTATCGGAGGCATCCGCCCCTGCAAGAAGCAACGCCCGGATTTCAAGATCGTCCGGTATCAATGACAGGCATTCATCCAGCGCGGTCCGAAAGTGCTCCTCACGCTCATAAAGCGACCGGGCCATTCCCACATGCTGGCTGCCCTGGCCCGGGAACATGAAAACCAGACTTGGATCATGCTGCGGGAGCTGGCCCGTAGCGAAACCGGGTCCGGAGGCGGCTTTCAGTTTCTCGGACGCATCCGATAGCGTCGTCGCGACCGTGATGGAACGGTGGTTGAAGGTCTCGCGCCCCGTCTGCAGCGTATGGGCCACATCGGCAAGGGACACCCCTTCATTTTCTTTGAGCTTCGCAAGCGCATCCGCAAGGGAAGATTGCATCGCGGCGAGCGATGCCGCCGAACGCGCCGAGAGCGGCAGCAGCAGCGCGCGCGCCTCGTCTTCCGCCGATCCCTGTCGTGCGGATGCTTCCTCTATGATCACATGGGCATTGCTGCCCCCCATGCCAAAAGCGCTGATGGCGGCACGGCGCGGCCTGCCGGCATCGGCTTTCCAGTCTGACTTGCCTGCGGCCACCCGGAAGGGACCGCTTTCAAAATCGCAGGCGCTGCTGGGCGTCGTGAAGTTGCCACTTGCGGGCAGGCATTCATGCCGCAGCGCAAGGACAGTCTTGATGAGCCCGCCAATGCCGGCTGCGGCATCCATATGCCCGACATTTCCCTTGAGCGAGCCGATGAGGCAAGTCCGGCCTTCGGCCCGAAGCGACGGCCCGTAGATGCGGTTCAGCGCAGTCAGCTCGATCGGATCGCCAATCGCGGTCGCGGTCGCGTGCGCTTCCACATAATCCACCGCCGAAGGCGCAATGCCGGCATTGGCCAGCGCTTTCTTGAGAACCGAAGCCTGACCTTTGACGCTTGGAGCCGTCAACCCGACCTTGGAGCTGCCGTCGTTACCGATCGCCGACCCGGCAATGACGGCATAGATCGTATCGCCAGCCGCCTTCGCGTCGCCGAGGCGCTTCAAGATCACGGCGCCGACACCGTTGGTGAATATAGTGCCACTCGCAGCCGCATCGAATGGCCGGCATTGGCCATCGGGAGCACCGATGCCACCCGCCTCATAAAGATAACCGGCAGGTTTGGGCTGGCCAACGGAAACCGCGCCGGCCACCGCCATCTCGCATTCACCCGAAAGCAATGCCTGAACGGCGAGATGCACCGACACCAGACCGGTGGCGCAGGTTGCCTGGACGCCCACGCTCGGACCGTCAAGATCAAGGTGATAAGCGACACGCGATGCGATCATGCCGGAAACATTGCCGAGCCCTGCCTGCAGCGGCGCCACGCTGTCGCGCAGGGACGGGTCGGAATGAATATGGGTGAAGTGATAATTCAGCGAACCGCCGGCATAAACACCCGTGCGGCCCCGGCTTTTCCCGCTTCCGTA
The DNA window shown above is from Agrobacterium tumefaciens and carries:
- a CDS encoding type I polyketide synthase; translation: MNVKQQAGASSQPDQATLLGILRDARERLQIFQKRHDERVAIIGLAGRFPGADDIDGFWQLLANGGSGLTTVTDADLESAGIDPQLAGQPDYVRVWGGFSDPTAFDAGFFGYAPREAQLLDPQQRVFLECAWNALEHAGYGSGKSRGRTGVYAGGSLNYHFTHIHSDPSLRDSVAPLQAGLGNVSGMIASRVAYHLDLDGPSVGVQATCATGLVSVHLAVQALLSGECEMAVAGAVSVGQPKPAGYLYEAGGIGAPDGQCRPFDAAASGTIFTNGVGAVILKRLGDAKAAGDTIYAVIAGSAIGNDGSSKVGLTAPSVKGQASVLKKALANAGIAPSAVDYVEAHATATAIGDPIELTALNRIYGPSLRAEGRTCLIGSLKGNVGHMDAAAGIGGLIKTVLALRHECLPASGNFTTPSSACDFESGPFRVAAGKSDWKADAGRPRRAAISAFGMGGSNAHVIIEEASARQGSAEDEARALLLPLSARSAASLAAMQSSLADALAKLKENEGVSLADVAHTLQTGRETFNHRSITVATTLSDASEKLKAASGPGFATGQLPQHDPSLVFMFPGQGSQHVGMARSLYEREEHFRTALDECLSLIPDDLEIRALLLAGADASDTGLDRTDRAQPALFAVEYALARMWMQKGLQPRAMIGHSVGEYVAACLAGVFSLKDAMFLVLARGRLMQSCAAGGMLSVMLTEADLRARLDEGLEIAAVNGPGSCVVAGDTEVLHRFAERLEKDGAGCRLLRTSHAFHSAAMEPILEEFAGLFDGIALSVPAIDVMSNLFGNWLRAEEACNPAYWTEHLRRAVNFSDGIKHILELSAPVLLEVGPGSTLSRLARQQANEDCRIVTSLPDAAGTADAADHALLAFGQLWLAGIDVRWEALEDGSPRRRVGLPGYHFERQSYWIAPPANGREVAPPTTHRPMAEWFHQPVWKTRPLKNGAAASARGRWLVFGAEVLFDIPDGIDAVVVREGATFGVSEKAYTIDPARTEHLVALFDDLANKNWTPDQVVGGFGLAETDLPDAAWNFALDLARTLAGGNQRPDVTFIGRSMHGIFAADGVEPARARINGLARMLGQELPGLSCRSIDLQGLPDANAAKCLRDVVSSPLVEGEQIYALRDGILFSLSHERVELSDVEAGSIAKPGETYLVIGELLGGLGLVYARALIKAGAKVILAGRAGIPLVPDWERWLASHSPRHPVSLFIQTLRSLRTLGKDYLLFSGDVSEAQWLRSVLEEGEKSLGTVKGVFHTAAMGDQYFGLLGNENFDTKSLQAVKSGTIDALDRVLGQRSDIFVLVQSSLSSIVGGKGLGRYAAENAYLDAFVSAKRQASGPVWKSVNWDACASVHATEAGHAAHREITPEEVWQVTALVLSQASPASIVVTPYDLENRPAADVQGSDGATVNGQKSARSGVSAAYAAPQGPLEEEVVAIMAELLGINGIGVADNFFELGGHSLLAIQVVARLRKRFDVEIPMRALLFDAPTAAGLARVIQEGLDARNHEADMLASMLDDVEAGR